DNA sequence from the Nicotiana tomentosiformis chromosome 3, ASM39032v3, whole genome shotgun sequence genome:
CCTTCAGCATACCGGTCTTCCCTGTGCCAGGAGGCCCTTGAATTATCATGATAGGTCGATTCTTGTTTAAACCTAATGCAATTGCTTTTCTCTGGGAAGCGTCAAATGATTTTCTGTCTGTGGAATTAGGAAGTTCCACTTCAGACCAATCTGCCATGCCATTATCCTCGAGCCACGCAAGGTCTTCTTTATCTCCAAAAAGTGTAGCTACCACAGCTACTGAAGGATTTTTCTTCAGGAAGCCTTTCTTCTGAAGCATCATTAAGGCTTCACAATTGCGCTGCCAAAATGAAAGGGGTGAATACCACATTCTAAATTTCTAAGATAGATTATTTTCTTCTCAAGCTTGATTAGAAGCCTGGAATTCTCAAAAGATGCTGTGACATTTCACTAATTCAACAGAATATAACGTTTTACTCTATCTAAACATTGGTCACGACGCAAGGTTCTAAAACTTTTTTACACAAAATTACTCTTTCACGATATGAATAATAATGACCCAAGGAAGACAGAACTTACCATAAAACATTCGGCAACATCTATCAAAAATCAATATTGCAAACATCTTGTACCAAAGATAAAGAGCCAAATCAAACTTAATCCTCTATTTGTGTCAAATACAACTCTTACTCCACAAATAAGTTGATCTTGTATGTCTTGTTAACTTTAGGAGTACCACAAGACATTTCCCTTACTAACAATATGGAAATAACAACGAAAGTTGATATGCAAGACAACCTAGCACAAGAAATCCTATGGTGATCCATGATTATATATAGTAAATTACTAACCAGCAGATAATCAAGAACTGCACATTAGCATTGATCATATACAACTTTCACACATCACGGTCATATGCAAAGGCACGCAGGATTTACTTTTAAGACCTAAGTGCCTGTAAAGCTTCAGTGAGTCTTCCATTTCTTGATAAGGTAATAATTGTACTGTTATATAGGTGAATTCCTTTTTGCAGTGGATTTACAAAAGTTTGAATCTTTTTTGATAAGGAATACAAAAGTTTGAGTCTTAGATAAATATGATTCTCTATAAAAAGCAGCCTATCATCTAAGCTAACAGGTATCTCACTGGTGTGCACGAGATCCCTTTAAAAGAAGTAATGTTGTGCCTCCATGAGCATGTAAGCATCCAAACTTATGAAACTTTAGCAACAATCCTGATAAAATAAGAGAGCAAAACCAGCCCCTTTTATGTATTTCCATTTCCGAGGTACTTTATGGATACAAAGGATGGTTAGATTGGTGAGACAACAGCCAAAGACAATTGTATGGAGATGGCTTCCTTAGATGAAGCTTTCTATTCTACCAGAAAGCATAGCATGAAATGATAATACTAGGATAACATAAAGAAGAAAGAGAACAAGTGAAGAAAGTGAAAAAAGAGAAATGGTGAAGGCACTTAGAACATTATGAGAACAAAAAGCACGACATGCATTGATGATTCTACAATATCAATTGCCAAAGCAGTCCTAGTGGCAGAAGGTCATTCAAGATTTATAAGCATTTGATGATACATAGGTTTTCCAAAGTTATACCTGAACCTTGGAAATGAAGTATACTACTTGTATACAGGAGTTTCTCCCAAATCAACGAAATAATTGCTTTTACAAAATCAAATGTATGAGCTTCTTAGATTTTTCAAAGTTAGGCCTGAAACTTGGAAATGAAGTATGAGCTTCTCTAAAAAAGTAGAACTTAGGTGTGCCAGAGTCTCTCTGTCCGCTAAGCGAAGAGGATCAAACTATACCCTTGCATTTACCACAGGTCTTGCCACATGCAACAATGATTTATGGAGAAGAACCTTTTAATCAAGGAAAATTCAATAATTAAGAACACTTCCACAACATAGCTTAATTCAGAAGAACATGGAACAGCAAGCTTAACCTCAATTCTTTCCTTTCAAAATCATAAGACAAATGTAGAGGATCACCAGTGGAGTGTGCATTTCCCTCCTAAGATCAACCAAGAAGAAGAATTGGGACGTCGAAGGGACTTGGTAGACCCCTTACAGTTTTTACTCATTTAAATTAATTAGGTTAATCGCATACTTAATTATTTCTCCTTATAACCTAACCATTTAGTTTCACCTTTCCACATAGCTTTACACATTTACTTTTCAATATGATTTTAACAAGAAATATAACCGGGCAGATTTGAAGGACCGAAATATACCTCATATGTGAGTGCATCAGCCAATCCTTGAATGCGATCAATGCGCACATTTTTTCCAAAGAGCTTGGAAAAGGTAGAATCTCCATGAAGCGACTCAAGAGCCAAACTGATGCTACGTCCATCCTCCCCTAGATTATGCACAAATCCTTGCATGCAAGAAGTTGCACCAGCGCCTCTACTATCACATGTTCTGACACAAACCATGTCCCCAGGTGAGAGGTTAGTTGGAGGCAATCTGTGATTTCCCTCCAATTTGAACAACACTAAATGCATTCCACCTAATCCTGTGCGTTGGTAAAGACAAAAACATGTCCCAATTCAATAAAGGTAATTCACACTGGCAAACATCCATGTGGTGAGAGAAAGTTATTTCACCTATAGACGTGCTAACTGCTGTCAGATTGCAGATAGTATCACAGAGTTCCTGCTCGGGCTGAGCATGGCTAACCAAGAATTCAAATGGTTTCTGTTCCTCGGAATTTAAGACAGGTGCAGGGACAGCATTCAACTCCTCCTGAGTGAACTCCAACTCAGAATCCCTTTCGATACGAAGCAAATCTGACATCCGGTTGGTGAAATCATCAATCCTACTCTGCATGGCTTTGGCTTTCTCGAGGTCCATTCCCATTACACCAGGAACAAATTTTGGTTGAGAAGTCTTCCTTGCAATGGCTTTATGCTGAGCTGCAAGTAAATAGTGTCAGGAAAAACAAGCTCATCAATCTGAGAACCCATAGTCAGAGTagaacataaaataaaatatgttctTCCTTTCTCAATCTATATAAAAGTCTTATCTTCCTTTATGTCCTAAATAGTTTGACACCATTCTATTGATGTTGCTTTATACAACTTCCAAGAATCCGATACTCCCTCCAATCCATTTTACAGGACGCTCTTTCCTTTTTGGTCTATTTCAAGAAGATTGACACTTTTCTATATCTAAAGCTATGAGATTTTAACACTGTCATTTAACCCTTAATGAAATTCCCTTATAGGAATGACATGACATGATGGAAACACAAGAATTTAGGAGTATTGATTTGTTATATATATTTACCCTATGTATCAAGTCTTTCTTTTGCTTCATAAACTCTATGTCCAGTCATACATCATCATATAAAATGAAGCACAAAGAGTAGTTTTTCAATGATTAATCCCTTTCTTTCACTACTATACTGCAATTATTAATATAACATAAACCTTCCAGACAAACATGTCATATAACATGACTTCAAAGGGAGTAAATTTCAGAGGGTTACCTGAACTAGCAAGATCCTTGAGAAGCTTCCAAGACTCAGTATCGCGCCAATCTTGGACCACGGACTTGCGCTGAAGGTCCTGAAGAACGTCCCTTAGCTCGCGCTGGAAGTTGTCGAAGAGGGTAGGATAATGAGTGCAGGCCTTCAAACAAATAGCTTCAAGGCCAAGAGGCATAGGTATGGCATTAAGATAAGGCTGAGCTTGAATAACAAAAGTCAATCCTGGTTCCATTCTCTGTTTAACCTCAATAAACTCTCCCTGCATCTCTGCTGTAGCAAAATCTGTAGCCATAGCTTTCATCCCTTGTGATATCCACCTCACTACACACTTACCCAAATCTTTGCGCCCCATTGGGTCACCATTTTCATTCAATGCTCGCACGTCAACCGGCCCACTATCTCTCTCCTCTGGTGAACATTCTTGTATTTTCTCTGTCTTTTTTCCCAATGACCCTTTTGATGTAACTGCAGGAATCTCAGTAGTTTTAACATTCTTGGGTTTTCTTCTTCTGGGACTGAGGGACTTAGTTCCAGTAGTACTACTTGAGCTGGCTTGAATATTGTAATTAGGGAAAGATATGGAGGAATCAAGAAAGATGCGTTTTTGGGGGTTGGAAAGATTAACAGAgccaaagaaagaagaaagattgGATCTTTTTTTATAGAAGCGGAGAGTGAGGCAGCTTGGAGCTAAAGTGGAGATGCTGCCACAGGAATTGCATAAAGGTTCCATCTTTAGTAGTTTCACTTGCATCCTGAACAGAAAAATACTCAGATCAGAATGCCATTGATTGAAGCAGAAAAAATCAAGATTCTTGAAAAGTATTTAAGATATTACGGGAAGTGAGAACAGTAATGATATGAGGCTAGGGATAGAGGCTGCTAATATAGGAAATTAAGATTCAAGTggagatttttatttttagggaaTTAAAATTGGaggagaagaaaaaaaaggaaatggGATTGTGTCGTGGTGAAACAAGAGGCTGTGAAAGCAATGGAAAGTCGTTATCTGAGGAGTATTTTGGGAGAGAGAAGATCTGAACTCTCTCTGAACACGTCTTTCTATTGGGTATTTGGGATTCTATTGTTAAGACTTAAGAGGGCTTGTGACCTCTGTTTGTCCAACGTGTTCATTTTCTGTCCTCTTATAGCCTATGAAAAATGCTTTGGAGAATGTGGACTCGTTTGAGGGACGGAGATTCTTTGGTTATTTCTTGTTTTTAAACCACCAGATTTTGATCTAAGCTCCAATTGTCAAAAAATAAACAAACTTCAACTATGTTGCACGAGTAATAAATAGGCTTAATAAATTTTTTGCCATGGAACTTGTAGCTAAACTCCTATTAAGACACCCCTATAATgtaagaaaaatatatatttttagccatttttaaaaataataaccgacaaaatatatatttaatcaGCCAGTTTGTATTTTGCCCAAATGTTTATACGGCAAATCTTCCCCAATCTATTTTCTACCCACCTCTTACTACTTGTTATGACACGCATCAATAATGTCGTGACACATGTCATAAACTTTAAAAAAATCACAATTCTAACTAAATTTAATACCCAAAGTTTGTTAAATATTTGAGGAAGAGCAAAATTGCTTATTTTCGACAAACTTAGATGACCAAAACTGTTCAGGAGTAAGTTTAAGGAATCAAAATTGTGATCTAACATTTTTCTAGTGTTTCAGTAGACTTGGGCCTTCTTTTGAGCTCCATATGTGATTTCCTGAATACGGCCTTAACATTGTGACATTtgtatatgttttccttaatcaTAACAGGTAAAACCCAATatagaacaaaaaaaaaaagtaagataCTCATTAGTAATAGAAAATGACTACAGAAATTAGACGAAGCAAAATTACATCATCTTTTACTGTTCGTCCTTTACTTTTTTTCTAATGGTCCCGAGCGCTTTCCTCTGGCAATGATGACGAAATGTTCATTGAATACCTCATTTAAGTGTATAATAGTTTTACAATCATAAGCTGAAGATTCATCTGCATTTATTGTCACTAGCTTGGTTTGCAGGAGAAATCTTTCAAACATGGAAAAAAAAAAGTCCTGTAAATTCATGATATCCTCGTAGTTAACAATAAGGAAACTTTATCCGAATCAAATGACTTATGAATGAAGAAAACTAAAAGGAAATGAGATAAAAATCCAATTACGCAACAAAAGTTAAATAATTTATAAGCATTCAAATATTGcgattacttttttttttatcttagTTCGTATGAGATTAATTTAGAGGAGTAGCACCTCACATTCATTTTCTGAAACTTTTAATGGTTTCATAGACAGACCCTTTTGTTGACGTATTTTTTCAACTCAAAGTCAAAACTACAACAACACAAAATGAATCTCAAAAGCTATTGGTAGTGGCCAATTGGATGATGTAGTGGTTGAGAGTGCTTGACACCTTTTCTTGCTCGTAAACGTGGCCCTATCATACTCTGAAAAATTAAAAGTCGATATTTAGCTATATTTTTCACCCACACCAAAAATGAGTTTTGTCTTGAGCTATCACTCGTCAGCTTGTTAGAAATATCTTCTTGGACACAACTTTATCGCCGGGGTGCGAACAAAGTTTCACATTCATAGTTAAAAAGATTGAGAGCATACATATAAAGTGTAGGAATATTTTAAAGGTGTGAGACCTCTTTGGAAAAAAATCGTATGGGCTTGACCCGAAACTGTTGATATGCAAATAAAGTCCTGTAAAAATCTCTTAATGATATGAGTTTTTTTAGGAAAAGTTGTGCGAGCTTGAcctaaaatggataatattatacCATACGAGAGTATCTTCGGGTTGGTGTTGCCAAACATCTATTTTggaaaaaacaagaaaaaagaacTCTTTTAACCAAGACTTCCCAAGTGTCTGTTGGGACGTCACAAGTTCCAGGTGAAGAGTATTATTTTAATTTGAGGGACTATTAGAGGGTTCATCGATTCTTTACtctcttttattttaatttttttttgctttactctcttttatttttatttttttttgtgagCTGGAGGCCAAAACTAAATTTGTAATCTCTTAATTGCAACTACATCTTACATAACTTAAGTGCGAGGTTCAATTCTCATCAAAGATCTTTGATCCTTTTTCCTTCTCATTTCTTTCTATTAAAAAGGTTATCCTCATTTTAACGAGAGGTCTAAATGTTTAAATTTTGAGAATGAGACATTTTTAGCAAGGAGCATTTCTTCTTAATTAGGCCTTACGTGGTGAAATTTCAGATTACTCTGTAAGTGAACTCCGAATACTATATGTCTGAACAAAACAAAAAACGAAGCTGAAGTTGGAACATCAAGTTAATATTGATCCTTCCCATGCAACTTATTTCTTCTTAATCGTGTTAGATACTCAGCTACGGTGATGGTTTTTCCAATTACATGATATATGTATGATAACATTTCATAAGCACCTAATAACGAAAAGTTCTGCATGTATAATAAATAGTGGAACAAGTTCAAATGTTCCTAACAAATCCTGAAACTGTTATGGGAtctttacataaataatcaaCCGGATTTACTGTTTACTGTTTACCTATATTGATTATACAGGGTTATACACATATTacacataaattatacatatattatatgtcTACCGGTTATTTTAGTTTAAAAGGTAGTGAACGGCTATTTTGGTTAATTCTTTAACTATTTTACTAATTATCCACCAATGCGATATTTTACTAATGTCATGTTTGTAAGTTGCTTGAATTGGGCCTAAGAAATCACTATTGCTTTTCGCGTCAAATGGTGCTAAAGAAAGACTATTGGCCCATCACTGCTCTTTACTCGAGTCATTTACTAAAGTTTGGGCCTTGTCTTCCATTCCACAAAAATTGGAGCAAAAATAGCATGGGTTAGCCGGTTTTTTCGGATTGGTAATAAAAAAATAGCagtgtttgcaaagttattaaaaAATAGTCACTTTTTATGCGAAGATAAAATCTGGACAAAAATAGCCTAGCCGAaacacagaaagttccagcataacaTGTTGAATATTGAAGCTCttgcgtataaacttccagcatattatttttgaaactccagcacattatgctggaatatcatatgtaaaaaaattcaaattccagcatattatggtgaatttttttttgagtttttaggGTGTTTTTGTTTGtgattttatctttatatgaaaaaatggctaaatttcgattactttgaAATTGTATCTATTTTTTATTTACCAATTGTAAATCAAactatttatgattttttttcccAAAATTGGATGATAAGTAATTATTTCACCAAGTATTGTTACATTACAATTTTCCATTAAAGCGCTATTATTGTTTTTCTTAGTAATATTCATTTAGTATTTATTGTGCTAAACTTGAGTCTGAACTCGACCAAATTCAATTACAAAGTTAAGCAACCTTGAACATGACTAACATAATACTTGAGTTGAGCATTCGGAAAATTCCACTTGTCTAGGCTCATGTCGATTTTATTATACCATGCAAGAGTTACTTCAGTTTCAATACTGACATTCCATATCTACAACTTCAACTAGATTATggtgagaaaaagaagaaaaaaatcctTGAATTCCAGTTTGCCTTtccaaagaaaaatatatttaaggaTGCCAGCTTTAGTTCTTCCCCCTTGCTATTTGCACCTGTCACTAACGTTAAGAGAGATTAATTAAGGTCTAAATTGCATAATGTTTGAGGGAAATTAAAGTACAAGCTAGAAAATCTCAGCCAAAACCTGTCAAAATTTCATTTCAAAACCAGAAACCATAAATTCTTTAACTTTAGGGAACCATAAATCTCGATTTGTAATTTCATTGACTTGCGCCTTGAACTGAGAAAAAGAATAGTGGAAGAGACCTGATAAGAAAGTTGTTAATTAAAGTTTCAATAAGCTCTGATGATGAAAGAGAGTTGAGAACAACGAAAATAAATTACTCCTCCAAAATATGTGGTAAGGCATATATCTCGAGAGCCATGCATAAATGAAGCAAATAAAAGTTATGATTGAAGGCATCAAATCTTATGATGAAAAAGAAACTAAGACCAATCAATTTAAAATGGTCATTGCGAGGCCTACCTCTTAGCTGCCAGCCCCACTACTTCTTGCCACATCGTACATTAAAGAAGGAATAATTGAAGTTTGCTTTTAGCAATTAGTGATTAATAATCATATAAGTTCATGTGGCCCCGTCCCATGTTTTTTTGTTTCTACTCATTATCCAATACGCACATTATAGTCAAAAATAATTCGGATCTGCGTTGCGATATTGTCCGCTTTTGGCCGAACTCGCACGATTTTTCCCAAAAAAGCTTCACATCGTTAAAAGATCCTTACACCTTATATGTAGACTCTCAATCTTTTTAGCTACCAATGTGGAACTTTGTTCGCACACACAACAATCTCCCTCTCAAACTAAGTTCCACGTGGCCCAGTACCACGATTCACGGGTCTCCCCTTTGAACTAAGTTTCATGTGGCCCATTACCACAATACACGGGTCAATTTTCGAGATTCACTGTGTGCCACCCACATTGTTAGAGTATTATGGCGATCAAAGCCTCCAACTAGCTTCTTCTTGTGTGCGCACCGTCCCGCACCATCTCTTTGCCATCTCCTAACTTGTCCCGCCGAACCtgggctctgataccagttgttaggCTAAACTAGCCCATATATACTCTTAATATTATGTGATATTATCCATTTTGGACCAAACCCGCACGTTTTTTCCCAAACGTCTCGCACTATTAAGAGATCCATACACCTTATATGTAGACTCCCAATCTTTTCAGCTACCAGTATGAGACTTTGTTCGCACACCCAACAATCTCCCCCTCAAACTAAGTTTCACATGGCCCAGTACTACGATTTACGGGTCTCCCCCTTGAACTAAGTTCCATGTGGAACATTACCACGATCCACGGGTCAATATTCGAGATTCATTGTGTGCCACTCACATTATTAAAGTATTATGGCGACCGAAGGCCGCAACTAGCTTCTTCTTGTGCGTGCACCGCCCCGCACCATCACTTTGCCATCTTCATACTCGTCCCGCCGAACTTGGAttctgataccagttgttaggCTAAATTAGCTCTAATACACTCTTAACATGGTGTGATATTGTCCACTTTGGGCCAAGCCCGCACGATTTTTCCCAAAAGGCCTCACACCATTAAGAGATCCCTACACCTTATATATAGACTCCCAATCTTTTTAGCTACCAATGTCGGATTTTGTTCgcacacccaaaaaaaaaaatcattctaAGGACTCGAACCCTAGACCGCTGATTAAGTATGGAGGGATCCTATCCATCCCATCACAACCCTTGGTGGtcctattttattttttattttatttccaatCCAGTGTCTGGTACCCATATTAGGGTCTCGAATAATCCGAATATGTGTCACGAAAAACCTATTAAATGAGAAAGCACTCTCCACCAAGATATTTTTTATTCCCGGAATTCGACCCCTAGACTTTTGATTAAGGATAAAGGTATCTTATTCATCCTACCATAACTTCTGCTAGTACTATTCCATGTTTTTTAAGTCTTCATTTTAAATGAGTATATATTTTGAAGACAGAGATCTTATTCACATCCTAATTCCTAAACAAATGAATGTGATGATATTCGCTTTGTGCATGAATAATGGGCCTCAAGTAGATTCAACTTCAGACCCACTTGTTGGAGGGCTTTCTTATTGGGCTCCACACGGGTTTCCATCACATGTACAATGGACTATTAAGATAATTATGTACCATGATATGTCGGGCTTTTCTCTGACAAATGTGGCTTTTATTCTTCCCTAATAACTACTCATATTCAATCATTCTCCGATGTTCTCCTTGTGTCACTATTTTCTTGAGTCCGGAATCAAAGTAACGTAAGATTAGACTTCAAGAACAAAGTTAacatgaaaaaagaagaagaacaagaataCATA
Encoded proteins:
- the LOC104097017 gene encoding DNA polymerase alpha-associated DNA helicase A — protein: MQVKLLKMEPLCNSCGSISTLAPSCLTLRFYKKRSNLSSFFGSVNLSNPQKRIFLDSSISFPNYNIQASSSSTTGTKSLSPRRRKPKNVKTTEIPAVTSKGSLGKKTEKIQECSPEERDSGPVDVRALNENGDPMGRKDLGKCVVRWISQGMKAMATDFATAEMQGEFIEVKQRMEPGLTFVIQAQPYLNAIPMPLGLEAICLKACTHYPTLFDNFQRELRDVLQDLQRKSVVQDWRDTESWKLLKDLASSAQHKAIARKTSQPKFVPGVMGMDLEKAKAMQSRIDDFTNRMSDLLRIERDSELEFTQEELNAVPAPVLNSEEQKPFEFLVSHAQPEQELCDTICNLTAVSTSIGLGGMHLVLFKLEGNHRLPPTNLSPGDMVCVRTCDSRGAGATSCMQGFVHNLGEDGRSISLALESLHGDSTFSKLFGKNVRIDRIQGLADALTYERNCEALMMLQKKGFLKKNPSVAVVATLFGDKEDLAWLEDNGMADWSEVELPNSTDRKSFDASQRKAIALGLNKNRPIMIIQGPPGTGKTGMLKELISLAVKQGERVLVTAPTNAAVDNMVEKLSDIGLNIVRVGNPARISPAVASKSLAEIVNIELADFRAEIERKKSDLRRDLRYCLKDDSLAAGIRQLLKQLGKSIKREEKETVKEILSSAQVVLATNIGAADPLIRRLDTFDLVIIDEAGQAIEPSCWIPILLGKRCILAGDQFQLAPVILSRKALEGGLGVSLLERAASLHDGMLSTKLTTQYRMNNAIASWASKEMYDGSLISSPTVASHLLVDSPFVKPTWVTQCPLLLLDTRMPYGSLSIGCEEHLDPAGTGSFFNEGEADIVVQHVFSLIYSGVPPAAIAVQSPYVAQVQLLRDKIDELPMATGVEVATIDSFQGREADAVIISMVRSNNLGAVGFLGDNRRMNVAITRARKHVAVVCDSSTICHNTYLARLLRHIRYFGKVKHVEPGSFWEFGLGMDPMLPTAS